Below is a window of Moraxella nasibovis DNA.
CCAATTGATGTCATTGCTCGTAACCGCCCCATTTTAATCTTGGACGAACCCCAAAAAATGGGGGCGGATAAGAGTTTGCAAAGTTTGGCAAATTTTAAGCCCTTGTTTATTTTGCGTTATTCAGCCACGCACAAACGAGATTATAACCTTGTGTATCGCTTGGACGCTTTGGACGCTTACAATCAAAAATTGGTCAAAAAAATCACCGTCAAAGGCATTGAAGTCAAGGGCTTTACAGGCACGAGTGGCTATTTGTATTTGCAAGAAGTGCTATTGTCCAAACAAGCTCCCATCGCTTGCCTAGAACTGGAAATCAAATCCAAGCAAGGCAATTTTCGCCGTGAAATCCGCAAGGTCAAAAAAGGCGATGATTTGTATGTCATATCAGGCGAATCTGAGCAATACAAAGACCGCTATACAGTGAGCGACATTAGCCACGAAAGCATAGAGTTTGCCAATGGCATTTGTCTTAGTGTTGGGCAGGGCAATCTTGATGACACCGATTTACGCCGTATCCAAATCCGTGAGACGATTAAGGCACATTTACAAACCGAAAGTCGGCTGTTTGCTCGTGGTATTAAGGTGCTAAGTTTGTTTTTTATTGATGAAGTTGCCAAATACCGTCAATACGACACCGATGGCAAGGCAGTCAATGGCGACTATGCCCAAATGTTTGTGGAAGCGTATCGGGCGGAAGTGGCAAACTATTTGGATTTAAACTTAGAAAACGACCCTTATCAAGACTATCTAAAATCCATTGATGTCAATGACACGCACAAGGGCTATTTTAGTGTGGATAAAAACCGCCATTTGGTCAATCCAACCACCAAAAATGTCAAAGATGAAGAACTAGGCAAAAGTGTGGCTGTGGCGGACGATGTGGACGCTTATGACTTGATTTTAAAGGACAAAGAATCATTACTTGCCTTTTCTGAGCCACACGATGATGAAATGACCAAAAAACGCAAAAGCGTGCGGTTTATTTTTTCGCATTCTGCGTTGCGAGAAGGTTGGGACAATCCCAATGTATTTGTGATTTGTACACTCAAACACTCTGACAATGTCATCTCACGCCGTCAAGAAGTGGGGCGTGGACTGCGTTTGGCGGTGGACAAATTTGGCACACGAATGGACAGCGGTTATTTGCCGTTGGGCGAAGTGCATAGGCTCAATAACTTAACGGTGATTACCAACGAAAGTTATGCCGACTTTGTGGGTGGACTACAACAAGAAATCAAAAGCAGTTTGGCAACTCGCCCAAGCCGTGCCAATCCACAATATTTTACAGGCAAAGTGGTGCTAAGTGAGCTGGGTGGGCAAATGGTAATTACCGACCAAACCGCCAATCAGATTTATAAATATTTACTCAAAAATGACTATCTTGATGATGACGACAATTTGCTTGCCAAGTTCCAAGATGACAAAGACAATGGCAAGTTGGCACAGTTTCCCGAAGAGCTAAGACCCTTTGCTGACAGTATTGTTAAATTGGTCAGTAGCGTGGTCAATCCAAATGCCCTAAATGGCATTGTCAGCGATGGCAACAAGCCCAAAAACCTGATTAACGAAGCCAACCTACAAAAGAAAGAATTTCAAGCCCTATGGCGACGCATTAACCAAAAGTCCATTTATCAAATTGGGCTAGACAGCGACTTACTTATCAAAGCAAGCATTAAGGCTATCAACACAATCAGCCGTGAACGCAATCACAACCTTGTGCCGTCTTTGACTTATACCATTAAAAGTGCCGAGCAAGCAGAAGTGATGAATTATGACAAACTTGGGGCAGGCGAAGGCTTTGGACAAGCACAAACCCACCGTGAAGGTTATGCTGTCAATGTTCATACATCACTCAAATACGACCTAGTCGGACAAATTGCCACACGCACCAAACTTACCCGCCGTACGGTGGTGGCGATATTGAATGGGATTGAGATGGTGGTGTTTAATGAATTTAAGAAAAATCCAGAAGTGTTTATTGGCGAAATCAGCCGTATCATTGATGGCGAACAAGCCAAACTCATCGTCCAAAATATCAGCTATGAATTGACCAAAGAGCGACACCATAGCACGGAGATTTTTGTGAGCAATGTGCCATTGTCGGACAATGCCACGCCTGTCAGTCGCCATATTTGGGAATATGTGGAGACGGATTCTGCCATTGAAAGAAACTTTGTAACCGCCCTAGAAGAAGCGGTGGACGATGTGGTGGTCTATGCCAAACTGCCCAAGAGCTTTACCATTCCCACGCCTTTTGGGGGTTACAATCCTGACTGGGCGATTGCTTTTAATCAAGACAAAGCAGGGCAAAAAATCCGCAATGTTTATTTTGTTGCCGAAACCAAAGGCAGTGTGAGTCAAAGCGATTTAAGAGACAGCGAAAAACACAAGATTGAAAGTGCTAAGGTGTTTTTTGCCAAACTTAGCCAAAGCCAAGATGACGATTTGCTTAATGACGACAAAAAAGCAGGCGTGGCAAGCATTCCTGTAAGCTATCAAGTAGTGGATAGTTTTGAGCGGTTGATGCAGGTGGTTGGCGGTTAAGGGACAATCAAAAAAAAACAGCACTCTTAGAAATGGGAGTGCTGTTTATCACCAATCTACCACATTCGACTGATAAAAATCTTTATCAAAGGTGCAATGATAAAATAAATTAGCAGTATCGCCTGCACAATACATAAAACAGAACCTGAGACTTTTGATAAAAGTTCAAATTGATTAGATGTCAAACCAGCCATCGGTTCAATACCTGTGGAATATAAACTGGTGTGAACATTTTGCTGATTATCAACGGCGATTTTGACCAGATTGTTTTGTATGATAGATAAAATGGTTTGAGTATCTATGGTTATTTTTGCGTTATATAGTTCCTTGTAAGCACCATAATCAAATAAGATAAGGCAACTCATAATACTTAATATGGGAGATAAAAAATGCAAGCATAAACTTTTTTTATCACCATTATAAATATCATTACCATTTATGATTGTGTTTAAGAGATATGATACTGTCTCTTGAGTGAAAATTATAGAGATGCAAAGTATTATGGACAAAAATAAAACAACATTTGCCAAGGTTTTAAAAAAATATAATAACACCCCAATGATGAAAATTGTTATAAACACACCTAAAAAATCATCGCTGGGACTATGTGATGATGTTGATACAGCGTAACTGATACCACCAATAATAATCAAGCTTATTAGGACTGAAAAAAATCCAAAATTAAAAACAGGATACAACAAACATAGAATAATGACACAGCTTAATCTTAAGCCCAAAAGCGGTATTTCTGATGAGCAATGCAAAATCATGACATTCTCTAAAACAAAAAGCTTTTTATCATAACACAGAACCACAAAAAATTGAGCAAATAAAGCAGCATTTAAAATAACAGCGCACCTTTATGACTACAAAAGACCTACAATTTTTTATTTTTTTGTCGCATAAGCTAAGTTACAATAGCTTTTGAAATGCTTGCTGTATGAGTATTTTAAGTCAAAATATCAAGGAACCCGCTTTTCGCCAGTTCTTAAAAAATTTTCAAAAAATCCCAAAAGGAAAAATCTCATGTCCGAAATGAAATGCCCCTACTCAGGCACCGTCCTAACCCACAGTAATGGCGCCCCTGTCGCCGACAACCAAAACTCACTGACCGCAGGCGCTCGTGGTCCACTGCTTGCCCAAGATTTGTGGCTAAACGAAAAGCTTGCCGACTTTGCCCGTGAAGTGATTCCAGAGCGTCGTATGCACGCCAAAGGCTCGGGTGCGTTTGGTACATTTACCGTGACTCATGACATCACCCAATATACCAAAGCTAAGATTTTTAGCGAAATCGGCAAAAAAACCGAAATGTTCGCCCGCTTTACGACCGTCGCTGGCGAGCGAGGAGCGGCGGATGCTGAGCGAGACATTCGTGGCTTTGCCTTGAAATTTTACACCGAAGAAGGCAACTGGGACATGGTTGGCAACAACACGCCTGTATTCTTCTTGCGTGACCCAAGAAAATTTCCCGACCTAAACAAAGCGGTCAAAAGAGACCCCAAAACCAACTTGCGTAGTGCGACCAATAACTGGGATTTTTGGACACTCTTGCCAGAAGCGTTCCACCAAGTGACCATCGTCATGAGCGACCGCGGCATTCCTAAGTCTTATCGCCATATGCACGGCTTTGGCTCGCACACTTATAGCTTTATCAATGCCCAAAATGAGCGTTTTTGGGTCAAGTTCCATTTCCGCACTCAGCAAGGTATCCAAAACCTAACCGATAGCGAGGCCGAAGCGGTCATCGCCAAAGATCGGGAGAGCAATCAGCGTGATTTGTTTGATGCCATTGAGCGTGGCGATTTCCCAAAATGGAAAATGTATGTACAAATCATGCCAGAAGCGGACGCCGAAAAAGTACCTTACCACCCATTTGACCTGACCAAAGTTTGGCCAAAAGGCGACTATCCTTTGATTGAAGTGGGCGAATTTGAGCTGAACAAAAACCCACAAAACTTCTTCTTAGATGTAGAACAATCCGCCTTTGCCCCAAGTAACTTAGTGCCGGGCATTAGCGTATCGCCAGATAAGATGCTACAGGCGCGCCTGTTTAACTATGCCGATGCACAGCGTTATCGCTTAGGCGTAAACCGCAATCAAATCCCTGTCAATGCCCCACGCTGCCCTGTGTACTCAAACCACAGAGACGGACAAGGTCGTGTTGATGACAACTATGGCGGTCGTCCGCACTATGAGCCAAACAGCTTTGGACAATGGCAAGAACAGCCCCAGTACGCCGAGCCTGCCCTAAAAATCAGCGGCGATGCCAAAAACTGGGATTTCCGTGAAGATGACAATGACTATTTTAGCCAGCCACGAGCGCTGTTCAATCTGATGAACGACGAGCAAAAACAAGCCCTGTTTGACAACACCGCAGCAGCGATGGGCGATGCGCTTGATTTCATCAAATACCGCCACATCAGAAACTGCCATAAATGCGACCCTGCTTACGGTGAAGGCGTTGCCAAGGCATTAGGCATGACGGTAGAAGACGCCATCAAAGCATATGACACCGACCCCGCCAAGCACCTACCAAGCTGCCTTGCACCTTGATTTGAGCTTGCTTGACAAGAAAAACCGTCTTGAATTTCAAGGCGGTTTTTGTTGTCTATACACTCAAATACTGGCAGCCAATCTTGATGGCATGACAATCTAGGGGTTTGAAAAATTTTCATGAAGTCTGATTATTTTCACCCATTTTCTATCAAAGTTTGGTATGATGAGCGCATCATCACCATCATTAAATTGCAGAATCATTTATGACAAATTACCACCTACCGCCAAGAACACTGATTGTGTTTGGCTTTGCAATTTTATTATTGCTCGCAAGCTTTTATTATCTCACCCAAGTCTGGCTCATTATTTTTGGCGCAGTGCTGTTTGCTGTATTTTTATTGGGTCTTACCGACTATGCCAAAAAAATCCCCAAACTTGGGGCTTATTTAGAGCGCCTGCCGCACACGCTGATGGTGGGTATGGTGGCAGGACTCTTACTGCTCATCATCGGTGGTTTTTTGGCAAATTTTGGTAATGAGCTTGCTAATCAGTTTTCCGACATCAAAAAGATGATTCCTGCTGCCATCATTGGCATTGATAATTATCTGCAAGGCTATCCGACCATCTATGAGTGGGTAACGACCCGAGAATGGTTCGTTGAAGTGCGCCAAAACCCAGAGATACTGTTCTCGCAGTTTGGACAAGAAGCAATCGGCAGCATACCGATGCTACTTGGTGGTTTCGTCAGCGGCGTGGGTACTTTTGTCATCATTTTGTTACTTGGATTATTTTTTGCATTAAATCCAGCCATGTATCAGCGTAGCTTCATCGCTTTGGTGCCAAAAGTCCACCGAGACAAAGCCAAATATCTGCTTGAACGCAGCTACGATGCTTTAAAACAATGGCTGGTCGGTCAGTTGGTGGTGATGTCCTTTGTCGGTATCGCAACGACGATTGCGCTGTGGCTTATGGATGTGAAATTTGCCTTGGCGCTTGGCGTTACTGCTTTTGTGCTAGACTTCATTCCCGTCATTGGTCCTTGGCTCTCTGCCGTCCCCATCTTATTGGTTACACTAATCCTTGCTCCTGATATGTTGCTTTGGGTGCTGCTCATGATCATCGTGGTGCAGCAGATGGAAAGTTACATCGTCTCGCCCATCGTCCAGCAAAGACTGGTGGACCTGCCACCTGTGGCACTACTGCTGTCTCAGATCATCATGGGATCTATGACGGGCATTTTGGGTGTGGCGTTGGCTACGCCGCTCATGGTGGTGGCGATCGTATGGGTGCAGGTGCTTTACATCAAATTCACCCTTGGTGATTATCAACTTAAAATCATGGGGCAAAATGACGAAGACCTTCGTCATGATAGATATAACCAGCCTGAGCCGATGCAAGTGGTGAAATCCGAGCACATCAAGATCAGTGATTAACCTAGGGTTTTTAAGCCTAAACCCTACTACAAACCGCCATTCACTCATAGTGAATAGCGGTTTTTTCATACATCAGCCAATTTGCACCGAGATAGACAAGACAGCCACGACTGGCAAGTGATAAGCACGCCAATCAACCCAAGCATTTGACACCACAAATATCAGCCACAACTCACCTGAAAATCCTTGCGCTTTAAGGTAATGCTTTAAGATAATTGAGATTGGATTACAAGGCTGTTATCCTTCAAAAAAACAAGCCGCCCAAGGCGACTTGTTTCATCAAGCAAAATGACCTAACGATCAGTTTTTCTCTTTGTCGATGATTTTGCTGTCAGTGATCCAAGGCATCATCGCACGCAGCTTAGCACCGGTTTTTTCGATTTGGTGCTCAGCAGT
It encodes the following:
- a CDS encoding restriction endonuclease, whose amino-acid sequence is MTIVFKPLAYQLQAVKAVVDVFTGQEVLGGSTRYTLDRGTLPQPPKQGTLDFVQASDDVEAVGLANAPLFDMNEILTNLQRTQIHQGLPKSDALITADNAKNQNLTSSPLNLNIEMETGTGKTYTYLRTIFELNQKYGWSKFIIIVPSIAIREGVNKSIQMMADDLLAEYGKKPRAFIYHSKALHHLESFSSDGGINIMIINIQAFNATGKDNRRIYDVLDDFGSRRPIDVIARNRPILILDEPQKMGADKSLQSLANFKPLFILRYSATHKRDYNLVYRLDALDAYNQKLVKKITVKGIEVKGFTGTSGYLYLQEVLLSKQAPIACLELEIKSKQGNFRREIRKVKKGDDLYVISGESEQYKDRYTVSDISHESIEFANGICLSVGQGNLDDTDLRRIQIRETIKAHLQTESRLFARGIKVLSLFFIDEVAKYRQYDTDGKAVNGDYAQMFVEAYRAEVANYLDLNLENDPYQDYLKSIDVNDTHKGYFSVDKNRHLVNPTTKNVKDEELGKSVAVADDVDAYDLILKDKESLLAFSEPHDDEMTKKRKSVRFIFSHSALREGWDNPNVFVICTLKHSDNVISRRQEVGRGLRLAVDKFGTRMDSGYLPLGEVHRLNNLTVITNESYADFVGGLQQEIKSSLATRPSRANPQYFTGKVVLSELGGQMVITDQTANQIYKYLLKNDYLDDDDNLLAKFQDDKDNGKLAQFPEELRPFADSIVKLVSSVVNPNALNGIVSDGNKPKNLINEANLQKKEFQALWRRINQKSIYQIGLDSDLLIKASIKAINTISRERNHNLVPSLTYTIKSAEQAEVMNYDKLGAGEGFGQAQTHREGYAVNVHTSLKYDLVGQIATRTKLTRRTVVAILNGIEMVVFNEFKKNPEVFIGEISRIIDGEQAKLIVQNISYELTKERHHSTEIFVSNVPLSDNATPVSRHIWEYVETDSAIERNFVTALEEAVDDVVVYAKLPKSFTIPTPFGGYNPDWAIAFNQDKAGQKIRNVYFVAETKGSVSQSDLRDSEKHKIESAKVFFAKLSQSQDDDLLNDDKKAGVASIPVSYQVVDSFERLMQVVGG
- a CDS encoding catalase — translated: MSEMKCPYSGTVLTHSNGAPVADNQNSLTAGARGPLLAQDLWLNEKLADFAREVIPERRMHAKGSGAFGTFTVTHDITQYTKAKIFSEIGKKTEMFARFTTVAGERGAADAERDIRGFALKFYTEEGNWDMVGNNTPVFFLRDPRKFPDLNKAVKRDPKTNLRSATNNWDFWTLLPEAFHQVTIVMSDRGIPKSYRHMHGFGSHTYSFINAQNERFWVKFHFRTQQGIQNLTDSEAEAVIAKDRESNQRDLFDAIERGDFPKWKMYVQIMPEADAEKVPYHPFDLTKVWPKGDYPLIEVGEFELNKNPQNFFLDVEQSAFAPSNLVPGISVSPDKMLQARLFNYADAQRYRLGVNRNQIPVNAPRCPVYSNHRDGQGRVDDNYGGRPHYEPNSFGQWQEQPQYAEPALKISGDAKNWDFREDDNDYFSQPRALFNLMNDEQKQALFDNTAAAMGDALDFIKYRHIRNCHKCDPAYGEGVAKALGMTVEDAIKAYDTDPAKHLPSCLAP
- a CDS encoding AI-2E family transporter: MTNYHLPPRTLIVFGFAILLLLASFYYLTQVWLIIFGAVLFAVFLLGLTDYAKKIPKLGAYLERLPHTLMVGMVAGLLLLIIGGFLANFGNELANQFSDIKKMIPAAIIGIDNYLQGYPTIYEWVTTREWFVEVRQNPEILFSQFGQEAIGSIPMLLGGFVSGVGTFVIILLLGLFFALNPAMYQRSFIALVPKVHRDKAKYLLERSYDALKQWLVGQLVVMSFVGIATTIALWLMDVKFALALGVTAFVLDFIPVIGPWLSAVPILLVTLILAPDMLLWVLLMIIVVQQMESYIVSPIVQQRLVDLPPVALLLSQIIMGSMTGILGVALATPLMVVAIVWVQVLYIKFTLGDYQLKIMGQNDEDLRHDRYNQPEPMQVVKSEHIKISD